The Dehalococcoidia bacterium genome has a window encoding:
- a CDS encoding SDR family oxidoreductase, giving the protein MSRLNNKVAIITGAGSGIGLATTKIFLENGCKVICSDNNEKSLEKINKDFSNYKGDFLTLKADVSKKSECKDTTKFTVDNFGKIDILVNSAGVSQRQAPDQNWDYEKKWDFVMDINLKGSMMMSYESVVYMKENKVGSIINLASIIGMVGYNDILELSDGFNPYPHSKGGVVQLSRDMGVNLAKFNIRVNAICPGYAYTNLTTALTKDKEMEKKLIDLHPLGRLATGEDVAKAALFLASDDSSFITGVLLPVDGGYTAK; this is encoded by the coding sequence TTGTCTAGATTAAATAATAAAGTAGCAATAATAACAGGTGCAGGTTCAGGTATAGGTTTAGCAACAACTAAGATTTTTCTTGAAAATGGATGTAAAGTTATTTGTTCAGATAATAATGAAAAATCTTTAGAGAAAATAAACAAAGATTTTTCAAATTATAAAGGTGATTTTCTTACTCTTAAGGCAGATGTTTCTAAAAAATCAGAATGTAAGGATACTACAAAATTCACAGTTGATAATTTTGGGAAAATAGACATTTTGGTAAATAGTGCAGGAGTTAGCCAAAGACAGGCTCCTGATCAGAACTGGGACTATGAGAAAAAGTGGGATTTTGTGATGGATATCAACTTAAAGGGATCTATGATGATGTCTTATGAAAGTGTAGTTTATATGAAAGAAAACAAGGTAGGATCAATTATCAATTTAGCATCAATAATTGGAATGGTTGGATACAATGACATCTTAGAATTATCAGATGGATTTAATCCTTATCCACATTCAAAAGGTGGAGTAGTTCAATTATCTAGAGATATGGGTGTAAATCTTGCAAAATTTAATATTAGAGTGAATGCTATATGTCCTGGTTATGCTTATACAAATTTGACTACAGCCTTAACTAAAGATAAGGAGATGGAAAAAAAATTAATAGACCTTCATCCATTAGGAAGATTGGCCACAGGAGAAGACGTTGCTAAAGCAGCGTTATTTCTTGCTAGTGATGATTCCTCATTTATTACCGGAGTATTATTACCCGTGGATGGTGGATATACAGCTAAATAA
- a CDS encoding RDD family protein: MKKELKIAGIGRRFMAFIVDLFYVLLLYFGFNIIGRNIFSISTEIFDYIIIIVCFSYLVIPTGLYGKTIGKWALRISVVNPEGNKIGIGAAFAREIGGKIFSSIPLLIGILWIIKDEKNRAWYDIFFETLVIKDKRVERKK; this comes from the coding sequence ATGAAAAAAGAACTTAAAATTGCAGGAATAGGAAGAAGATTTATGGCTTTTATCGTAGATCTATTTTATGTTCTACTTTTATATTTTGGATTCAATATTATAGGAAGAAATATTTTTTCTATTAGCACAGAAATTTTTGATTACATAATAATAATTGTATGTTTCTCTTATCTAGTAATACCAACTGGTTTGTATGGTAAAACTATAGGGAAATGGGCCCTTAGAATATCAGTAGTTAATCCAGAAGGAAATAAGATAGGAATTGGAGCAGCATTTGCAAGAGAAATTGGAGGAAAAATTTTCTCCTCTATTCCTCTACTAATTGGTATTCTATGGATAATTAAAGATGAAAAAAATAGAGCATGGTATGATATATTTTTTGAAACTTTAGTTATTAAAGATAAACGAGTGGAAAGAAAAAAATGA
- a CDS encoding IMP dehydrogenase, with amino-acid sequence MFYSKEKKLNFKDVLIVPKLSKLNSRKDVFLDTKIIFPVSGINWEGVPIMASNMDYVGTFEMGLSLQKFHMTNAVSKFYSLDAWINSINKGLDLNYNFMTFGLEKVSNVYEIISSISQKTNKNLSAIVFDIPNGYIEKFSSLIKETRKEFPKLGIIAGNVVTPEGIKQLMDSGADGVKVGIGSGGVCDTTETTGIGYPQLSAVIECSEEIKNYNGFVVSDGGVKITGDISKAFAAGAGFVMLGSLLAAHKESMAPIIRKDNKNYRELYGMSSAQAMTKHYGGVADYRTSEGKLILVEDRGPVKITLNNILGALRSTCTYIDAKNIGEIYQNSSFVLI; translated from the coding sequence ATGTTTTATTCAAAAGAAAAAAAATTAAATTTTAAAGATGTGCTTATAGTTCCAAAGTTATCAAAACTTAATTCAAGAAAAGATGTTTTTCTTGATACAAAAATAATTTTTCCTGTTTCAGGCATAAACTGGGAAGGAGTGCCAATAATGGCATCAAATATGGATTATGTTGGGACATTTGAAATGGGTTTAAGTCTGCAAAAATTTCATATGACTAATGCTGTTAGTAAGTTCTACAGTTTAGATGCTTGGATCAATTCTATAAATAAAGGACTAGATCTTAATTACAACTTTATGACATTTGGATTAGAAAAAGTTTCTAATGTTTATGAAATTATTTCATCAATATCTCAAAAAACTAATAAAAATCTTAGCGCTATTGTTTTTGATATTCCAAATGGGTACATTGAAAAATTTTCTTCACTTATAAAGGAAACAAGAAAGGAATTTCCAAAGTTAGGAATTATAGCTGGAAATGTTGTAACTCCTGAAGGAATTAAGCAACTTATGGATTCAGGAGCAGATGGAGTAAAAGTTGGAATTGGCTCAGGAGGAGTTTGTGACACAACTGAAACAACAGGTATAGGGTACCCTCAATTATCTGCAGTCATAGAATGTAGTGAAGAAATAAAGAATTACAATGGATTCGTTGTTTCAGATGGAGGAGTAAAAATTACTGGAGATATTTCAAAAGCTTTCGCAGCGGGTGCAGGATTTGTAATGTTGGGATCTCTGTTAGCTGCTCATAAAGAAAGCATGGCTCCAATTATTCGGAAAGATAATAAAAATTACAGAGAACTTTATGGTATGAGTTCAGCTCAAGCTATGACTAAGCATTATGGTGGTGTTGCAGACTACAGAACATCAGAAGGAAAGTTAATACTTGTTGAAGATAGGGGCCCAGTAAAAATTACTCTAAATAATATTTTAGGAGCACTCAGATCAACTTGTACTTATATCGACGCAAAAAATATTGGAGAAATTTATCAAAATTCAAGCTTCGTATTAATTTAA
- a CDS encoding DedA family protein, whose product MGSLSLENSIIEWITKVLETIDYLGVFILMILDPTALPVPAEIILPLAGWILADNISQVFLLSLIATIGSTIGCLFEFYLAKAVGRKFIIKYGKYLFISEEDLMKQEKFFVKNQFYFIFITRMIPFIPKTITSVISGIYNLNFYKYVAYTFIASYPTLFIYVYIGNNLGENYSEIKNYVGGFGFPILIILIIVIIGYFLFKYFKIKQNQ is encoded by the coding sequence ATGGGTAGCCTAAGTTTAGAAAATTCAATAATCGAGTGGATAACTAAAGTTTTAGAAACTATAGATTATTTAGGTGTTTTTATTTTGATGATTTTAGATCCGACTGCCCTACCCGTTCCAGCTGAAATTATTCTTCCTCTAGCGGGATGGATACTTGCTGATAATATTTCTCAAGTATTTTTATTATCTTTGATTGCAACTATTGGTTCTACGATAGGGTGTTTGTTTGAATTTTATTTGGCAAAAGCTGTCGGAAGGAAATTCATAATTAAGTATGGAAAATATTTATTTATCTCTGAAGAGGACTTAATGAAACAAGAAAAGTTCTTTGTAAAGAATCAATTTTATTTTATTTTTATAACGAGAATGATCCCTTTTATACCCAAAACTATTACTTCAGTAATTTCGGGTATATATAATCTTAATTTTTATAAATACGTAGCATATACTTTCATAGCTTCATATCCAACTCTTTTTATTTATGTTTATATTGGGAATAATTTAGGAGAAAACTATTCAGAAATAAAAAATTATGTTGGAGGATTTGGATTTCCAATTCTTATAATTTTGATAATAGTTATCATAGGATATTTTTTATTCAAGTATTTCAAAATAAAACAAAATCAATAA
- a CDS encoding NAD-dependent formate dehydrogenase, which produces MKILCVLYDDPTDGMPKSYPLNEIPILDKYPDGMSLPNPKTIDFKRGELLGCVSGELGLRKFLEENGHTLVVTSDKDAKGCVADKELIDSDIVISQPFWPYYLTKERIESAKKLKMAITAGIGSDHVDLQAAIDNNVDVVEVTYCNSRSVSEHIVMMILAMVRDYHNQHKIVNDGGWHIADAVKRSYDVEGMHVGTIAAGRIGYDVLRKMYPFDVHLHYNDRHRLPVEKEKELNLTFHDTVESLVKVCDVINISCPLHSETENLFDDELINKCKKGAYVINTARGKIVNREAMARALESGHISGYAGDVWFPQPAPNDHIWRKMPNHGMTPHTSGTSLSAQTRYAAGVREILECFFEGRKIRNEYLIVENGDLAGMGAHSYTKGSATGGSEEAAKFKK; this is translated from the coding sequence ATGAAAATATTATGCGTTTTATATGACGATCCTACAGATGGTATGCCAAAATCATATCCATTAAACGAAATCCCTATTCTCGATAAATATCCAGATGGAATGTCTCTTCCAAACCCAAAAACTATAGATTTCAAGAGAGGTGAACTTCTAGGGTGTGTTTCAGGAGAATTAGGTTTGAGAAAATTCTTAGAAGAAAATGGACACACACTTGTAGTGACATCTGATAAAGATGCTAAAGGTTGTGTAGCTGATAAAGAATTAATTGATTCAGACATAGTAATTTCTCAACCCTTCTGGCCATACTATTTAACAAAAGAAAGAATAGAGTCTGCAAAAAAATTGAAAATGGCTATAACAGCTGGGATTGGATCAGATCATGTCGATTTACAAGCTGCTATAGATAATAATGTAGATGTTGTAGAAGTTACATATTGTAATTCAAGGTCCGTTTCAGAGCATATAGTAATGATGATATTAGCTATGGTTAGAGATTATCATAATCAGCATAAAATTGTTAATGATGGTGGATGGCATATTGCTGACGCAGTTAAGAGATCTTATGATGTCGAAGGTATGCATGTTGGAACAATAGCTGCGGGACGAATTGGTTATGATGTCTTAAGGAAAATGTATCCATTTGATGTTCATCTACATTATAACGATCGACACAGATTGCCTGTAGAAAAAGAAAAAGAATTAAACTTAACTTTTCACGACACAGTTGAGTCTTTAGTCAAGGTATGTGACGTAATCAATATCAGTTGTCCTTTACATTCTGAAACAGAAAATCTTTTTGACGATGAATTAATTAATAAATGTAAGAAAGGTGCATATGTAATTAATACTGCAAGAGGAAAAATAGTAAATAGAGAAGCTATGGCCAGAGCATTAGAGTCGGGTCATATAAGTGGGTACGCAGGTGATGTGTGGTTTCCTCAACCTGCTCCTAATGATCATATTTGGAGAAAAATGCCTAATCATGGTATGACACCACATACAAGTGGTACTTCTTTGTCTGCACAAACTAGATATGCTGCGGGAGTAAGAGAAATACTTGAATGTTTTTTTGAGGGAAGAAAAATAAGAAATGAATATCTCATAGTAGAAAACGGAGATCTAGCAGGAATGGGAGCCCATTCTTATACTAAAGGAAGTGCTACTGGTGGATCTGAAGAAGCAGCAAAGTTTAAGAAGTAA
- a CDS encoding c-type cytochrome translates to MNKKFTLLFIFTLFSALLVSCREVTVDPSPPVVFQPTPATSEKLMAGAAPVVQVVIVGNPAAGEEWFLTQGCNACHSTGAEKLVGPGQKGVYARSGARPGYGSADEYIEASIRYPGEYLVEGYSNLMPASWEEAEKQDIADVIAYLKTLE, encoded by the coding sequence ATGAATAAAAAATTTACTTTACTGTTTATTTTCACTTTATTTTCCGCACTACTTGTATCATGTAGAGAGGTTACTGTAGATCCTTCTCCTCCAGTTGTATTTCAACCTACGCCTGCAACATCTGAAAAACTCATGGCAGGAGCTGCTCCGGTTGTACAAGTAGTAATAGTAGGAAATCCTGCTGCTGGTGAAGAATGGTTTCTTACACAAGGCTGTAATGCTTGTCATTCTACTGGTGCAGAGAAATTGGTTGGTCCTGGTCAAAAAGGAGTTTATGCTAGATCTGGAGCAAGGCCTGGTTACGGATCAGCTGATGAATATATAGAAGCTTCGATAAGATATCCTGGGGAATATCTAGTTGAAGGCTACTCAAATCTTATGCCGGCAAGTTGGGAAGAGGCTGAAAAGCAAGATATTGCTGACGTAATTGCATATTTGAAAACTCTAGAATAA
- a CDS encoding pyridoxal phosphate-dependent aminotransferase, with product MIISKAILDVLEQSSWIRKMFEEGIELKKQFGEKNIFDLSLGNPLLEPPEKFKRKLIELSNSDEKGLHRYMPNQGFLSTREKVANSLAKESNFPITAEELIITTGAAGGLNAILKSILNPNDEIIVFSPFFVEYLFYIKNHNGIPVLAKTDRNFFPDLSDLSERITKNTKGIIINSPNNPTGVLYPRKIIEKIGEILSSKEKELDTEIYLISDEPYRKIIFDNKKYPFVFPHHDRSIVVTSHSKDLGLAGERIGYIALSPKDKDKKVLYDALVFSLRTLGHVNATAIMQKSIEDIQEESVDINVYKQKRDFIYNELIKIGYECVKPDGAFYLFPKSPIEDDSRFVNILQNSKVLTVPGRGFGLEGYFRISYSVDDWVLEGSIEGFKKAFESIK from the coding sequence ATGATTATATCTAAAGCAATTCTTGATGTGCTAGAACAATCTAGCTGGATAAGAAAAATGTTTGAGGAAGGAATCGAATTAAAGAAGCAATTTGGTGAAAAAAATATCTTCGATTTATCTTTAGGAAATCCATTACTAGAGCCTCCTGAAAAATTCAAAAGAAAATTAATTGAACTGTCTAATTCAGATGAAAAAGGGCTTCACAGATATATGCCAAATCAGGGATTTCTATCTACAAGAGAAAAAGTGGCTAATTCCTTAGCAAAAGAATCTAATTTTCCTATAACAGCTGAAGAACTTATCATAACTACAGGTGCAGCAGGTGGATTAAATGCAATTTTAAAATCTATATTAAATCCAAATGATGAAATTATAGTTTTTAGTCCTTTCTTTGTTGAATATTTATTCTATATTAAAAATCATAATGGAATACCAGTCCTTGCTAAAACTGATAGAAATTTCTTCCCTGACTTGTCTGATTTAAGTGAAAGGATTACAAAAAATACTAAAGGTATAATAATAAATTCACCAAATAACCCAACTGGCGTTTTGTATCCAAGAAAAATTATAGAGAAAATCGGTGAAATACTATCTTCAAAAGAAAAAGAGCTAGATACTGAAATTTATCTTATATCTGATGAACCATACAGAAAAATCATATTTGATAATAAAAAATATCCTTTTGTTTTTCCTCATCACGATAGATCAATTGTAGTCACATCTCATTCTAAAGATTTAGGGCTAGCAGGAGAAAGAATTGGGTACATAGCCTTATCTCCAAAGGATAAGGATAAAAAAGTACTTTATGATGCATTAGTATTTTCTTTAAGAACCTTAGGGCATGTAAATGCAACAGCAATTATGCAAAAATCTATAGAGGATATTCAAGAAGAATCTGTAGATATAAATGTTTATAAGCAAAAAAGAGATTTTATATATAATGAGCTAATAAAGATTGGATATGAATGTGTAAAGCCAGATGGGGCTTTTTATCTTTTTCCCAAATCACCAATTGAGGATGATAGTAGATTTGTAAATATACTTCAAAATTCAAAAGTTCTTACAGTTCCTGGTAGAGGATTTGGTCTTGAAGGATACTTTAGAATATCTTATAGTGTTGATGATTGGGTACTCGAAGGATCAATAGAGGGATTCAAGAAAGCTTTTGAATCTATAAAATAG
- the dnaN gene encoding DNA polymerase III subunit beta, with translation MKLSCIQSNLRKGLAIVSRAVATRSTIPETQNVLIATDNGRLKLTATNLEIAITTWIGAQIEEEGAITIPARMLSDFINSLPDKKVDIEMVPNPIGLKIHCANFDAQMNGIDPESYPPIPNITDGPKVSISSSDFKSSLSRVKFAVASDESRPALTGVKVDIKNNQFTLASADGFRLAVETGSCDSSVEDDISVIVPGRTMNEIFSLLGSDNGMLDMTVTDQKSQALFKFGDVEVVTQLIQGNFPDYERLIPSEKGTICRVNRQEIIQATSAASVFARDGSGIIRMVSENIDDEGSVRIMSQAEELGSNEARIKAEIEGEEARIAFNSKFLGEILGVLDGDEIEIETMSPSSPGVFRSAANSGYLHIIMPMFVQW, from the coding sequence ATGAAGCTCAGCTGCATACAATCAAACTTAAGGAAAGGCTTAGCAATCGTTAGTAGGGCAGTAGCTACAAGATCAACTATTCCTGAAACTCAAAATGTACTCATTGCAACAGATAATGGAAGACTAAAATTAACCGCAACAAATTTAGAAATTGCTATAACTACATGGATTGGTGCTCAAATAGAAGAAGAAGGAGCAATAACTATACCTGCAAGAATGCTATCTGATTTCATAAACTCGCTTCCAGATAAGAAAGTTGATATTGAGATGGTACCTAATCCCATAGGATTAAAAATACATTGTGCAAATTTTGATGCTCAAATGAACGGTATTGATCCTGAAAGTTATCCTCCTATACCTAATATTACAGATGGCCCTAAAGTATCAATTTCCTCTTCAGATTTTAAGAGTTCTTTATCAAGAGTAAAATTTGCTGTGGCTTCAGATGAATCTAGGCCTGCTCTGACTGGAGTAAAAGTTGATATCAAAAATAATCAATTTACACTTGCTTCAGCTGATGGTTTTAGATTGGCTGTAGAAACTGGTAGTTGTGATTCTTCAGTAGAAGACGATATTTCTGTCATTGTTCCTGGAAGAACAATGAATGAAATTTTTTCATTACTAGGTTCTGATAACGGTATGTTGGATATGACTGTTACTGATCAAAAAAGTCAAGCACTTTTTAAGTTTGGAGATGTAGAAGTTGTTACTCAACTAATTCAAGGGAATTTTCCAGATTATGAAAGACTAATTCCTTCTGAAAAAGGTACTATTTGTAGAGTAAACAGACAAGAAATCATACAAGCCACAAGTGCTGCTTCAGTTTTTGCTAGAGATGGCAGTGGGATAATTAGAATGGTTTCTGAAAATATTGATGATGAAGGCTCTGTTAGGATTATGTCTCAAGCTGAAGAACTAGGATCAAATGAAGCTCGAATTAAAGCCGAAATTGAAGGAGAAGAAGCTAGAATAGCATTTAATTCTAAGTTCCTTGGAGAAATCTTAGGAGTTTTAGACGGAGATGAAATTGAAATCGAAACTATGAGTCCTTCATCTCCTGGAGTATTTAGGTCAGCGGCAAACTCCGGATATCTTCATATAATTATGCCTATGTTCGTACAATGGTAA
- the larB gene encoding nickel pincer cofactor biosynthesis protein LarB, with product MTNKDDTIEFAEIDYEREKRTGFPEVIYGETKSPDQSSKIAKRIYDNSGIFLITRTNIETYEKVIKIIPEAKFDSNAKMIWSSKNIKNTSGIVSVVSAGTSDIPIAKEVEITASLMGAKTEIINDVGVTGIHRILSKIEKIKKAHCIVVVAGMEGALPTVVAGLVNKPVIAVPTSVGFGTGEKGYSALLTMLNSCAPGISVVNIDAGFSAGYQAALIAKR from the coding sequence ATGACTAATAAAGATGATACAATCGAATTCGCTGAAATTGATTATGAAAGAGAAAAACGAACAGGTTTTCCCGAAGTAATCTATGGAGAAACAAAGTCCCCAGATCAATCTTCTAAAATTGCTAAAAGAATATATGATAATTCTGGTATTTTTCTAATTACAAGAACTAATATTGAAACTTATGAAAAAGTTATAAAGATAATTCCTGAAGCAAAATTCGATTCCAATGCAAAAATGATTTGGTCATCTAAAAATATCAAAAATACTAGTGGTATTGTGTCTGTCGTTAGTGCGGGTACCTCAGATATACCAATAGCTAAAGAAGTAGAAATAACAGCTTCATTGATGGGGGCAAAGACTGAGATAATTAATGATGTTGGTGTAACAGGGATACACAGGATTTTAAGTAAAATTGAAAAAATTAAAAAAGCCCATTGCATAGTTGTTGTAGCTGGAATGGAAGGCGCGCTACCCACAGTTGTTGCTGGTTTGGTAAATAAACCAGTCATCGCTGTTCCAACATCTGTAGGATTTGGAACAGGAGAAAAAGGATATTCCGCTTTACTTACAATGTTGAACTCATGTGCGCCTGGAATATCGGTGGTTAATATTGATGCTGGCTTCTCTGCTGGATATCAAGCAGCACTAATAGCTAAGAGATGA
- a CDS encoding homoserine dehydrogenase produces the protein MKIINIGILGFGNIGKELFVSLTDKIALIEETSGYKLNISKVLVKEINKKRDIDINKELITNDPEEIISNKDISIVIELMGGAENAYPFVKKALQSKKSIITANKDLIATYGTELFSLAKENKVSIFFEAAVASGTPIISTLMRDLSATNISSIRGIINGTSNFILSEMEEKQSEFKDALKLAQNLGYAEPDPSNDITGLDACYKLAILTSLAFNTEITFEDIFVEGIETIEKEDFDYAKELGYTIKLLGITENQDNNLLCRVHPVLLSLKAPLAKILGPNNAIEIKDTMLGELIIQGPGAGPSPTASAVLNDLVYLLNNLSNLSVTLPKIYNKTKMENIDILNSKFFLRFEVIDQPGVLAKMSNIFGEEKISIASVIQKENKSLQNGAELVFMTHESSQSSIDKSLKKLHSLDCVNKVINVLRVQD, from the coding sequence ATGAAAATAATAAATATTGGAATACTAGGATTCGGAAATATTGGAAAAGAATTATTTGTATCTTTGACAGATAAAATTGCTTTGATAGAAGAGACGAGCGGTTATAAATTAAACATCTCTAAAGTTTTAGTTAAAGAAATCAACAAAAAAAGAGATATTGATATAAATAAAGAATTAATTACTAATGACCCAGAAGAAATAATAAGTAATAAAGATATATCTATAGTAATAGAATTGATGGGAGGAGCCGAAAACGCATATCCTTTTGTAAAAAAGGCATTGCAGTCAAAAAAATCTATTATAACTGCTAATAAAGATTTGATAGCTACTTATGGGACTGAACTATTTAGTTTGGCTAAAGAAAATAAAGTTTCTATATTTTTTGAAGCTGCTGTAGCGTCAGGAACTCCTATTATTTCAACATTGATGAGAGATTTATCAGCCACAAATATATCTTCTATCAGAGGAATAATTAATGGAACCAGTAACTTTATTTTATCTGAAATGGAAGAGAAGCAATCAGAATTTAAAGATGCCTTAAAATTAGCCCAAAATTTAGGATATGCTGAACCTGATCCATCAAATGACATCACAGGGCTTGATGCTTGTTATAAACTTGCTATCTTAACATCATTAGCATTTAATACTGAAATTACATTTGAAGATATTTTTGTTGAAGGAATAGAAACAATTGAAAAGGAAGATTTTGATTATGCTAAAGAATTAGGTTACACCATAAAATTACTAGGTATTACAGAAAATCAAGATAATAATTTATTATGTAGGGTCCATCCAGTATTACTAAGCTTGAAAGCGCCATTAGCAAAAATATTAGGTCCAAATAATGCTATTGAAATAAAAGATACAATGCTAGGAGAATTGATTATTCAAGGACCAGGAGCAGGTCCCTCCCCAACAGCTTCTGCAGTATTAAATGACCTAGTTTATCTGCTTAATAATCTGTCGAATTTGTCGGTAACTCTTCCAAAAATCTATAATAAAACGAAAATGGAGAATATAGATATTCTAAATTCTAAATTTTTCTTACGATTTGAGGTAATAGATCAACCTGGAGTTTTAGCAAAAATGTCTAACATTTTTGGTGAAGAAAAAATTTCAATTGCATCAGTTATTCAAAAAGAAAATAAATCTTTACAAAATGGTGCTGAATTAGTTTTTATGACTCATGAGTCATCTCAATCTTCAATTGATAAATCATTAAAAAAGTTGCATAGTCTTGATTGTGTAAATAAAGTAATCAATGTTCTAAGGGTTCAAGATTAA
- a CDS encoding ADP-ribosylglycohydrolase family protein: MLIRLDTLRERLHGVVLNKGEQGYDIEGLQDQLDNLQDSYDEFVNFTKKLLSLKIRPDWSYVEPSSINDILNEMDPSRPKGQIKKVDIEDSSKRVEAAFIASLCGCMLGKPLEAMFTGHEIMKALKEINQWPMTDYITKEIENVLPRVHRSFPETAKEYINYVAPDDDINYTIMGMLILEKFGSDFTHENMKELWIHHLPIGTTFGPENTKLLKSGMDLKIDGMDRSTFLEKGGNGPRNILPSENSEDLIDVFNDVLNPGDELCGAAIRADAYGYAYPGNPAKASELAWRDASFTHNRTGVYGTMFIAAAISCAQIMEDRDEIIETALKFVPQKSRFYERVSVCFKDVRESNSWEEAYDKISDKYGEYGHCRIYQEIGMLINTLNFAEDVGHGICIQVSQGADTDSFGATSGSLLGAYFGPGFLDDKWVEPFNDDIHTGLAWFFERSISKLAKRMSNLPRMTNSLK; this comes from the coding sequence ATGTTAATTAGATTAGATACGCTAAGAGAAAGGCTTCATGGAGTTGTACTTAACAAAGGTGAACAGGGTTATGATATAGAAGGATTACAGGATCAACTTGATAATTTACAAGATAGTTATGATGAATTTGTAAATTTTACTAAAAAATTATTAAGTCTAAAAATTAGGCCTGATTGGTCTTATGTTGAACCAAGTTCTATAAATGATATTTTGAATGAAATGGATCCATCCAGACCTAAAGGTCAAATTAAAAAAGTTGATATAGAAGATAGTTCAAAAAGAGTAGAAGCAGCTTTTATAGCATCTTTATGCGGATGTATGTTAGGAAAGCCATTAGAGGCTATGTTTACAGGGCATGAAATTATGAAAGCTCTAAAAGAAATAAATCAATGGCCTATGACTGATTACATAACAAAAGAAATAGAAAATGTTTTACCTAGAGTTCATAGATCTTTTCCAGAAACAGCTAAAGAGTATATAAATTATGTAGCTCCAGATGATGATATTAATTACACAATTATGGGCATGTTGATTTTAGAAAAATTTGGTTCAGATTTTACACATGAAAATATGAAAGAACTTTGGATTCATCATTTGCCAATAGGAACAACTTTTGGGCCTGAAAATACAAAGTTATTAAAGTCAGGAATGGATTTAAAGATTGATGGAATGGATAGATCTACTTTTCTTGAAAAGGGCGGCAATGGGCCAAGAAATATTTTACCTTCTGAAAACTCAGAAGATTTAATTGATGTTTTTAATGATGTATTAAATCCTGGAGATGAATTATGTGGAGCAGCAATTAGAGCTGATGCTTATGGTTATGCTTATCCTGGAAACCCTGCAAAGGCTTCTGAACTAGCTTGGAGAGATGCTAGCTTTACCCATAATCGAACTGGTGTTTATGGAACTATGTTTATTGCAGCGGCTATTTCATGTGCTCAAATCATGGAAGATAGAGATGAAATAATTGAAACAGCTCTTAAGTTTGTGCCCCAAAAAAGTCGTTTTTATGAAAGAGTTTCAGTTTGTTTTAAAGATGTAAGAGAATCTAATTCTTGGGAAGAAGCATACGATAAAATAAGTGATAAATATGGAGAATATGGTCACTGCAGAATTTATCAAGAGATTGGTATGTTAATTAATACTTTGAACTTTGCTGAAGATGTTGGTCATGGAATTTGTATTCAAGTAAGTCAAGGTGCCGATACTGATAGTTTTGGAGCAACTTCAGGTTCTCTTCTGGGAGCATATTTTGGCCCAGGTTTTCTTGATGATAAATGGGTAGAACCATTTAATGATGATATTCATACAGGATTAGCATGGTTTTTTGAAAGGTCTATTTCTAAATTAGCAAAAAGAATGTCAAATCTTCCAAGAATGACAAATTCATTGAAGTAG